atatgtatgtttactttttgcgattcaatgtttattgaaattaaataaggctattgccatttatacaaatttaatgtatatatatttattattttttttttttttttacgataggaaaatgcattatgcaccgtcagggatagatgttcgccctggtgtgtgggactctcacccactaaaaacctaccggtccaggcattggaaaccctctcgggaacgcatctctgcaactacttcaagagggtgccatcgttcgcccaatgggcattacttcattctaaaatccaccgacatgagctattctggtgttttatagctgctctcttcttttttgccttagcaccctcttgcagaacgcagcgacagcgctccacgattcgggactggacaacatctcttctataagagtctccggcgaaacacgcccgatagctgcttccagctcccttctctctgtttcccaccttctacatttgaagaaggtgtgcagcagggcatcgtccgaatccgaatccccgtactggcattccggactcgggatcttccccattttgttaaggtagaagccgaaacaaccgtgcccagtgagaagctgggtaaggtagaagtctacctctccatgctctctttcggtccatcccctcagatcacctatgagcctaaaagaccaacgtcctccactctccgtctcccatcaagtttgccactcatccattgtgtgcgaacgggcagcaGCACGactgacagtgccattcccatcgtagaCACGCTTCtgctcaagagcaagaagatcgatgggaattacccccgcaatcacaaggacggccggctccgaaacggtaagataggcagatgaaatccggagagctcctctcctctgcaccgccacgaccttccTCCTGTAGtgcttctgccgcaaggcatccgcccatatctcgcaaccaTAGAGGATAACCGCaaccgagttcgtcacggacatgaggactcggcgcttaCCCTCCgcgggtccaccgacgttggtcatgagcctactcagatttatttattaaatttgtataagtggcaaaagcctaatttaatttcaataaaccttgaatcacaaaaagtacttgctccaccgggactcaaacccggatctctcacttgccgggtgaatgtgctaccattacaccacagagcccttactttttacgattcaattatattgtatttggccgtatctgtcacatatgcgtttaaataaccaaactaacatatgatcggaagaccatgTTATCACTAGCCTACTCACTAGATAAATgaaagggtagactttaataagagGCCTACACTCatttggttgtttttatcaaatggttcgatgtttatatccgaaggaataattcgatattacaatttatttaacttagtatATGATATCAACTAATAAGTTATAgtaattgtaatgtaaacaataaacaacaagaagaaactaatattttgagaattagaaaatggcgatgaatatgaggaatatatgtgagatatttctcccAAGGGGTAGGgtacccggttttttatatcgaaattggcaaacgatattacttactCATAACcttcgatataatcaatcaatactgattaattattttgaactattaacttaaataatctatatcaacagctgtaaacactctaaaataatacacgtaggataattttcatttttacgtaggcctatttcaattttacataagtaattctgattattaaaaatggcagtcaattttagaaaactacacgacgttgctttttcgtggcttcaacatgttggacttgtaccgaaaaacccattatgtgaaatttgtgggaaagaaacaactgtaactgtgagagatgtaaatatggtcgtcttcagttttcctaattttggttataataatatttgatcactgtaaatattaaattcatattttaatttaaaacatattcacgattgttattgaggactatcccaggtacttttatatcgattgatagtctaggatttggaatgcgaatattaggtatcgatgactatattcttcgatacaaaaaaccgggtccgcttatcataccctaccgcTCCCAAGTGATGAGATTTCTTTAAGTAGGCCTAACTTCAACATGTCGGGTTGACTCCAGGTAATAAATGGGGAGAATTCTTTTCTCCATTttacaaaagcggttactcattaATATCAATCAGGGtaagttaagttaattattgtaaGGTtttttgatatctaagtctaggccatacttggttttgttgttttgtaatgttaatgttaaacttatgtttttaaaagtgtaatgtacaagattcttcttgttacagtaatttattataactcttattgtgttcGATTTTTACATATCGGAGTGTAGGCCGGTTATTAGTCTCcccaaatgtaataaaaacagctggcaatgaataattatgaatatctgtCGGTcataatatagatatttataattgataatcatgattcaattgtgttggtggccgcttattaaacTGCAGCCAGTGATCCAATGATAGttgtttggtaatttttaaatatttttaatgtttttaacgcACTCATAAGaggttaaaaatagtttttaaagaattttacctTTCGTTATTCACAAGAATCTGGTGATTCTGCTCTGAGACACCTACCACTAAATAGTCCTATATAACCTCATCAATTCATTTTGGCACAGTATAGGCATTGCCAAAATAGGGAGTTGTCTTAATCCCAGGTAAgtatcagaaatgtttttttgatATGTTTAAGTTTCTAAAAAACTTGTTAggctattgctcataatttaaatcaatgaGTAAGTTGATAATtcagacttttattaaataggCTAAATAAGCTTTTATTAGCGGCACTATGTTGGAAAGACAGGTAgagataaaaattcaaatttaaaaattgaacagTAATAACATATTACAAACAGGTTAGGCTGCAACATAAAGTCAAAAGAATTCTATAGAAACTTTACCTGATTCCAAAGGATGTAATATGGTTACTATCAATAGATAACTTTATCTAATAAATTTTGCATTTGACAACTAAATGATCTTAGATTTAAGAAGAAATCTAAAACACACCGCAGCCAACTCTATTTCTTTACATCAACACCAAGCAAATAAACCCTTACAATGTCTACATGAATAGACATTAGACGTCTGCTCGCTCTGCTTGTTGGTTGCTGTTTTGCTTTTTCGATTTTCCTTTCAGTGCAGGCTTGAAGTGTAATCATAATGCTTTTGAAATTCAACATTCTCAATTtgataaactaaacatatttttcacaAGGACCTCAATACTTAAtcgttatttttaactttaaatctgAAATTATCAAGCAAGAACCAAACAATCTATATTGTAATGCTATCAACTTGTAATGTGCTTACAAGTATAATGGGTCAAAGTTGtgatcaaaaattaaattaactctgATAAAACAGGAatcattcaaaacataaataaacacaccAGCCTGTCCAATGACATAATTTTGACTTAGTCTCAACCAGTATCAGCCATGCggtcctaactttgcctgtataaatagataatttttcatttcatttcattttttagcCTATCAAGTTTTCAAATATCTTCAGTAAACCTTCCAGTCAAAGATTCAAAAAGACGTTTGAGTTTTAGTAATGTTAACAAAACTCCTCTGATAAGGGTGCAGGAGTGGGTGAACTCTATAACCGAGGACTTTGGACCTCTCCCATGTGAAAAAATTGTCCCTTCAAGAATCATATGCTGGCCCTTGGTCGTTAAATAGTAAATACATTCACACGCGCACATCCAAATGCAAGCACCGCATgctctaataataattttcaatatttaattgttaatgcaCCATCATTTGCTGTTAACCTTGTTATTGTTTTCATAGTTTATTGCTAACCGTATGCCTTTGGtgtgattagttgttaatttttttatttaaaagttgttattgttttgttgttactGAAAATGTTCTCCTGGTATTTTATTATGTCTgtttttgctaatattttcatagtgtatatttattactattgcaTTGCAATTTAAATGTCATTATATATTGCATGAATAGTATTATTGCAAAGTTCTCTTTGTTTggtatattttcttcttttttgcaTGTAAATtgtttatcattatattattgttgtgtTGAATTGGCAGATGCAGCtggaataaagaataaagaacgGTAAACACTATGACTTATTCAGAAAATCTTcttccaatttattttttgtcttttcaaTCTATGAACTCCTGTGGTTTGCCTTGCACCTTCTGCCAGAGGTAGTTGGTATCCAGGGGTTATTCGGATGATCGCCCAGTGTACTTTGTCATagcatataaatgttttaaactaaacttaaataaaaaagtacaacattCATTAATAATGTAGAATTATACTAGTAATAATGGGGAGTTTATTAAAGTTCTGAAAAATTAAACCATGTGtactaattaaacaaattttttttaactacattacTTTAAGTTTCTTATgtagaaaatttaacttttcaaaaacCCTAGCAAATTTATCAATCACTTTATTAATACTTTAACTTTGTCTAATTCCAAACAATTTACATTATAGTACGAGACATACAATTGCAAGAATTGAcgtttggctttattatttaataacacttattattaaaattaccatcccaagaaaaaattaaaatcttgtataCTTATACGAATTTTATGCGAAACTATAAATGAGAGGCCCAAGTgcattaagaataaaatatttgccACCACAACCTAGGCTTGTAATTATATGTCTCGATCTAGTATCACGAAAcacatcattttaaatattaaatattgcttctatttgtataaaattgataTGTAAAAAGTATGACAGACGCCACTTTTTGGGCTGGTTCAGTTTTCTGTAGTGGATTCCATTAATTGCGTGAGGCAATTGTTAATGTAAATGGTCTTCTTGAATCTTTATGTACCAAAAGGCATCGTGCTTGATCTCTTGATTTTCTCAGTTTTTATTAATGAGAACAATGGAAGCCTAGGAGAGGTTTGACGTtttatcaataacaaatttactttACGCTTGAGACTTGTACAGagaaaagtgaaaaataaaaaaatattgatgctTAAACTTGAGGCAGTGGTTTGACATTTGTTGTCTCAAACCTAGTTGAAAAGAAACCTTATTGAAATTCTCAATCCGGAAAAAAACTGGCTAGTACCTTCTCAAATCTTATTAggagtaactttaaattaaaactgccaGATAAATTCGAGTTTCTGGAACTAAAATTTTCGTTTTCACAACTTTGTCATTGTTGTACGTAACAGAATTTGTGCAACACTAAATTTGCTGCAGTAACTTTCGAACTGCTGAAACAGAACTTTTGCTGACATCTTGTTATGGCACAATATATACGCATTTGACGCTGTTTAGATCTGGGTTTGTGAAAACCGAAAACAAAGGAACTGAGTTTCTCTTGCTTTCACGAAAAGGTGTTTATATCAATCATTCCTTTGTCTGACGTCAATAGTCTTGCACCTTTTCCACTCGTCCAATATGTTTACTTTtctcataataaaaattttagaaattttggtgtttgtgaaaaatgtttgatgtaaaatatacTGACTactcaaaaattctttatttaatgcACTGTATAGacaattttaatagaaatgttttataaaagtttatgtgagaaaatatattgtatgtatattttaagagCCTCAACTATTGCctcatttttttttcaattaatgaattatgtatatatacaaacagtttttacatatttattagaatagaataaatttttagaaactgTGGATTTTTTCATATATGCGTTCCTCTGATCTGTACTACTAGCCGTACTATCTTGTGGAATGTCGACTGGAGTGTGGAGTGAGGAACTAGTTCTCTGCTAGTTAAATGCAATGCAAATGGCCGAAAGTCAGATTTCACTAAGATCttattgttttgttcattgtTTGGTGAAATACTTGTTCTTGTGTAGTGTGAGACGTTTGTGTTAATAATCACATTCGCATAATCTTTAGTTTAAAGTGTTAAGCAACTTTTCGTCATGTTGGATCAATCTTTCCTGAAACACTTTATGGGTGTTGCTGGTTGTAAATAGCGCATAGCATTTGGGATGACAAGTAGGTTAAGCCTATTTTCATTGTGATGAATTCGACCTAATTTGTGAATATTTTCTTCggaaataaatctaaatgttCTAATATCTGCTTGAAAGACAAATAGTGAATAAGTTTCATGCAAATAAACATCAATAACTAACCAGCAAAAGATCTTAATGTGTGTCTTGACTATTAGTAAGGAAGCCATAGGGACAATGGGTAGGGAATGTAAAGTGAAAACAGATTTTAAgcgaattttaatttaaacagtgttACAAAGTGGCTGTGATTAACCCAGTGTATTCTTAACTGATGTTGGAATGAAATGGCTATCAGTTGCATAAATAAAATGACACTTATTATTTAATTGGCCTAACCTCTTCTTATATTATCATATTTGCTCAGCAAAAATTCAAATGGATAACCTATCTCCATTTGTTATctgtttcaacaaatattttcccCTGAAAAGTAcctaacattattttgttaaaatgtaaggAAGCACAATGAGCAAGGCTACAAGATTGTTGCctagctttttattttttaaaatgtttattcaatttaagctttttatatttttagtcacACTTTCAAGAAATGCAATACAGGCGGACAATAACCCTGATATCAGTGCAATATCCTTTGACAGGCGGGTTTTATTTGACCACAGTGATAGTAGTGATGTGTTTAATAAAACTCTTGCTTCAAAGCAtggtaaaacttttaatttacttggtGCGCGGAGTGCAAGGACACCCCCAACATTAGCGTATCCGTCACACCCGACCTTACCTCCACCCACAAGTCCTACAGGGAGAGAAATGCCTTCTTATTCTCCTCCTAACAGAGCATTTTTTACACCTCCTTTACCTCCAGAGTATCTTAATCCTTTTGCGGAGAAGCCTACATTAAGAGACAGCAACTCTGACAGTGCAAGTGTTTCCAACAAACGACCCATTCCACCACCTCCACCAAGACTACCATCAGAAATAGAACTTATTCCTATAAGGCCACCAGACCTCCCAGTTCAAGATACTAGAAAAAAGACTTTAAATACTCCTAGTTTCAAGAAACTCGCTGAAATTCCATATTCTGAAACAACAAGCACAACCACAACAAATTCAAGATCTGTAAATGAGTCTTTTGATTTTGTACCAATCTTGCCTTATCCAAGTGTTTCTCGGATACTGTCAGGAGGAAGTGGAAGGAAGCATGATATTCTTCAGGACATTCTTGAAAGGCCTAGGTTTGAGTCTGAATCCAAAGCTTCCCGTACTATAAAGCAGGAACTTGgaattgttaaaacattaatacCTCCTAGTGTGAAACCACCTCAGGTTACAGAAAGAAAACCGCAGGCAACGTATCCAAAACAAGAAATAAGTACCCAGTCATCAAGATCTCTACCTACCAGACCTCCGGAAATCACGGAAGAGGAGCTTAGGATAGAAGTTACTGAACCTCCATTAGCAGCAAGGGATCCTCCTGAAGTAGCTCATATGCCTGAGCTTCCTGAACCCAGACAAAGGCAAGTTCTAGGAGTAGCATGGGACATTCACGTTTATCTAATTGCAACATTATTTGCAATTCTTGCAATTTGTTCTTTGTTCAATATTATACGAATAAGTTCATTCAAACGCCTGCTCACAAGAGGTTATTTTTTAACACTTCATGGCATTCTTCTAATTATTGGGACATCTcgaagtgtatatttattttatgatgcatATAACATCAACCACTCTTTACCAGAACCCATATCTCATCTGCTATTGAATGTAATATTTCCTCTTTTAACGTCATCttttgcaattttgtttttatttttacttttagctGGTGAAGTGAAAATGGTGAATCATAAACTACAAAGAGCTTCAGTACTAGCTTTATTCATAATAGCACACTTAATTCTCAGTGTCAGTGTAGATCTTTGTGCAAACACTACTCCTTTCTCTACTCTTTTACCTGTCATTTGCCAATGCCTTTTTGTAATTCTGTGTGTTGCACTGGGACTTTCTTATCTGTATTTGTACAAGTCACTTTCACATTCATCCCTACGAAAGCAAGGA
The Homalodisca vitripennis isolate AUS2020 chromosome 1, UT_GWSS_2.1, whole genome shotgun sequence DNA segment above includes these coding regions:
- the LOC124360564 gene encoding uncharacterized protein LOC124360564 encodes the protein MSKATRLLPSFLFFKMFIQFKLFIFLVTLSRNAIQADNNPDISAISFDRRVLFDHSDSSDVFNKTLASKHGKTFNLLGARSARTPPTLAYPSHPTLPPPTSPTGREMPSYSPPNRAFFTPPLPPEYLNPFAEKPTLRDSNSDSASVSNKRPIPPPPPRLPSEIELIPIRPPDLPVQDTRKKTLNTPSFKKLAEIPYSETTSTTTTNSRSVNESFDFVPILPYPSVSRILSGGSGRKHDILQDILERPRFESESKASRTIKQELGIVKTLIPPSVKPPQVTERKPQATYPKQEISTQSSRSLPTRPPEITEEELRIEVTEPPLAARDPPEVAHMPELPEPRQRQVLGVAWDIHVYLIATLFAILAICSLFNIIRISSFKRLLTRGYFLTLHGILLIIGTSRSVYLFYDAYNINHSLPEPISHLLLNVIFPLLTSSFAILFLFLLLAGEVKMVNHKLQRASVLALFIIAHLILSVSVDLCANTTPFSTLLPVICQCLFVILCVALGLSYLYLYKSLSHSSLRKQGNIFGSAFSDSHRPTLAHAVRVTLATAMLSLLMAAVQLYGMFGVYEFLGEESPHLWLWWGYQFSVRVIEISMCFLMSWAGVQPLRCEAEKETQSHNSSTGFALFSCGAATPRGSEGGPGDDMYPAICSSNQAIHNYSLRTGKQVYDDTFPLNNLHTGPHMFLHNTTERRSLKKHPVEDHELSKSICGTLVPYDRRLQPSPSMLVAENGFVRFRSLADGEQPEDSFTQPNIGHPREDFT